A stretch of the Tistrella bauzanensis genome encodes the following:
- a CDS encoding ATP-binding protein, translated as MAGFDRSEITRLLGATAAIAAPSAGTLAGLGLVGALSWWWAVAGMLVALAGSIAVAQLLLGGFHALRDFAEALAQGEERPAPPPGGRIVQDIARAMLRLWLKERRRTERLAIQASDFAQILDRLPLLVLTVDERIRIRSANRAAEEAMGEGLVGRELVAVLRHPALLDAVDQALVRGDFADVVFSTAAPDRREYKAHVETLRAGDDPGDARRAVIALHDLTQIRKLEQMRADFVANASHEIRTPLATLIGFIETLRGPAKDDPEAAEHFLSIMDDQARRMSRLVNDLLSLSRIEMNEHMPPAQAVDLVDVVDDVISGLEFKARARGIEIEVGAEPGLPSALGDADELAQVAQNLIDNAIKYGRNDSRITVRLFRTTQAPRPVGLAAVMDAVAFSVTDQGDGIPREHLPRLTERFYRVDSARSRQVGSTGLGLAIVKHIINRHRGHLAIDSKSGEGSSFTIFLPVAGTADGARAVRSSAAAPR; from the coding sequence ATGGCTGGTTTCGACCGCAGCGAGATCACACGACTTCTGGGGGCGACCGCGGCGATCGCCGCACCATCGGCCGGTACGCTGGCGGGGCTGGGCCTCGTCGGCGCCCTGTCGTGGTGGTGGGCGGTGGCCGGCATGCTGGTGGCGCTCGCAGGCTCGATCGCGGTGGCGCAGCTTCTGCTGGGTGGCTTTCATGCCCTGCGCGATTTTGCCGAGGCGCTGGCCCAGGGTGAAGAGCGTCCCGCACCGCCCCCCGGTGGACGGATCGTACAGGACATCGCCCGCGCCATGCTGCGGCTGTGGCTGAAGGAACGCCGGCGCACCGAGCGTCTGGCGATCCAGGCCAGCGATTTCGCTCAGATTCTGGACCGGCTGCCATTGCTGGTGCTGACGGTGGACGAACGCATCCGCATCCGCTCGGCCAATCGCGCTGCCGAAGAGGCGATGGGCGAGGGTCTGGTCGGGCGCGAACTGGTGGCGGTGCTGCGCCATCCGGCGCTGCTGGATGCGGTGGATCAGGCGCTGGTGCGTGGCGATTTCGCCGATGTGGTGTTTTCCACCGCAGCACCCGACCGGCGGGAATACAAGGCCCATGTCGAGACCCTGCGCGCCGGCGACGATCCGGGCGATGCCCGCCGCGCGGTGATCGCCCTGCATGACCTGACCCAGATCCGCAAGCTGGAACAGATGCGCGCCGATTTCGTCGCCAATGCCAGCCACGAGATCCGCACGCCGCTCGCCACCCTGATCGGCTTCATCGAAACCCTGCGCGGCCCCGCCAAGGACGACCCGGAGGCGGCCGAGCATTTCCTGTCGATCATGGACGATCAGGCGCGGCGGATGTCGCGGCTGGTCAACGACCTGCTGTCCTTGTCGCGTATCGAGATGAACGAACACATGCCGCCGGCCCAGGCGGTCGATCTGGTCGATGTGGTCGACGATGTCATCTCAGGGCTGGAATTCAAGGCCCGCGCCCGCGGCATCGAGATCGAGGTCGGCGCCGAACCCGGCCTGCCCTCGGCGCTGGGCGATGCCGATGAACTGGCCCAGGTGGCGCAGAACCTGATCGACAACGCGATCAAATATGGCCGCAATGACAGCCGGATCACGGTCAGGCTGTTCCGCACCACCCAGGCGCCGCGCCCGGTGGGGCTGGCGGCGGTGATGGACGCGGTGGCGTTCTCGGTGACCGACCAGGGCGACGGCATCCCGCGCGAGCACCTGCCCCGGCTGACCGAGCGCTTCTATCGGGTCGACAGCGCCCGGTCGCGTCAGGTCGGCTCCACCGGGCTTGGCCTCGCCATCGTCAAGCACATCATCAACCGCCATCGCGGCCACCTCGCCATCGACAGCAAGTCCGGCGAGGGCAGCAGTTTCACCATCTTCCTGCCGGTCGCCGGGACGGCGGACGGCGCCAGGGCGGTCAGGTCATCCGCAGCCGCACCTCGCTGA
- the mutS gene encoding DNA mismatch repair protein MutS: MTRARARGRDDRPDDDAASTADAASAASDAAITGATPMMAQYLAVKRDHPGCLLFYRMGDFYEMFFDDAVLAARTLDITLTRRGQHKGEDIPMAGVPVHAAEHYLSRLIRAGHRVAICEQVEDPAEARRQRGYKALVRREVVRVVTPGTIVEDTLLDARRSNNLAALARADGRLALAWVDISTGEFAVTGVEASALAAELARLDPCELVVSDRLLARPEFGPLLGELGPALTPQPAALFDPAAAGRRVMEHYGVGALDAFGIESRAEAAACGALIDYVSLTQKGRVPHLAAPHRQAADTVMAIDPATRRSLELVQTMTGERRGSLLGLMDLTVTGAGARLLARRLGAPLTDPAAIGRRLDAVDHLLADEDLCADLRRLLDGMPDLERALQRLSLNRGGPRDLRAIGDGLHQAGLIRDRLTRLGVSDPAPLGDGILPAELADGLPALGHHGALAHRLRTALVAEPPLLARDGGFIARHFDVALDEVKSLATEGRRHIAALEGAHRRDTGISSLKVRHNNVLGFFIEVTPAHGDKLVQDTRFIHRQTLANAVRFTTVELGELETRLTRAADQALAAELEAFEALIAEVMAAADGIAACAGSLAVLDVSAALAELARGRNYVRPLIDDSLNFAIEGGRHPVVEAFVEANGGTRFVANDCDLGGNGEPGGDGDAPGAADAVMAPDAAPAAGGGPGLWLLTGPNMAGKSTFLRQNALIAVMAQAGSFVPAARARIGVVDRLFSRVGAADDLARGRSTFMVEMVETATILNHAGPRALVILDEIGRGTSTWDGLSIAWAVVEHLHDVNRCRGLFATHYHELTALAARLDRLSCHTMRIKEWQGDVVFLHEVAAGAADRSYGIHVARLAGLPKRVIRRAEAVLGQIERGETGSPAAKLTDDLPLFASLRLPDAPAAAAQPDPEPDPEAVAALALKARLAAIDPDDLTPRAALDLLYDLLRDAGG; the protein is encoded by the coding sequence ATGACCAGAGCCCGCGCGCGCGGCCGCGACGACCGGCCAGACGATGACGCTGCGAGCACCGCCGATGCCGCTTCCGCCGCCAGCGATGCCGCCATCACCGGCGCCACGCCGATGATGGCCCAGTATCTGGCGGTGAAGCGCGACCATCCGGGCTGTCTGCTGTTCTATCGGATGGGCGACTTCTATGAAATGTTCTTCGACGATGCGGTGCTCGCCGCGCGGACGCTGGACATCACCCTCACCCGGCGCGGCCAGCACAAGGGCGAGGACATCCCCATGGCCGGCGTGCCGGTGCATGCGGCCGAGCATTACCTGTCGCGGCTGATCCGCGCCGGCCACCGGGTCGCGATCTGCGAACAGGTGGAAGACCCGGCCGAGGCGCGCCGCCAGCGCGGCTACAAGGCGCTGGTCCGGCGCGAGGTGGTGCGGGTGGTGACGCCGGGCACCATCGTCGAAGACACACTGCTCGATGCCCGCCGGTCGAACAATCTGGCGGCGCTGGCCCGCGCCGATGGCCGGCTCGCTCTGGCCTGGGTGGATATCTCGACCGGCGAATTCGCCGTGACCGGGGTCGAGGCGTCGGCGCTGGCGGCGGAACTGGCGCGGCTGGACCCATGCGAGCTGGTGGTATCGGACCGGCTGCTGGCACGCCCCGAATTCGGCCCCCTGCTGGGGGAGCTTGGCCCCGCGCTGACCCCGCAGCCGGCGGCGTTGTTCGACCCCGCCGCCGCCGGCCGGCGGGTGATGGAGCATTACGGCGTGGGTGCGCTCGATGCCTTCGGCATCGAAAGCCGGGCCGAGGCGGCGGCCTGCGGTGCGCTGATCGATTATGTCTCGCTGACCCAGAAGGGCCGGGTGCCGCATCTGGCGGCGCCTCATCGTCAGGCGGCCGATACGGTGATGGCGATCGATCCCGCCACCCGCCGCAGCCTGGAACTGGTGCAGACCATGACCGGTGAACGCCGCGGCAGCCTGCTGGGGCTGATGGATCTGACCGTCACCGGCGCCGGCGCCCGGCTGCTGGCGCGCCGGCTGGGCGCGCCGCTGACTGATCCGGCGGCGATCGGCCGCAGGCTGGACGCGGTGGACCATCTTCTGGCCGACGAGGATCTGTGCGCGGATCTGCGCCGGTTGCTGGATGGCATGCCCGATCTGGAACGCGCCCTGCAACGGCTGTCGCTGAACCGGGGCGGCCCGCGCGACCTCAGGGCGATCGGCGACGGCTTGCATCAGGCGGGGTTGATCCGCGACCGGCTGACCCGGCTGGGAGTCTCGGACCCGGCGCCGCTGGGCGACGGCATTCTGCCGGCGGAACTGGCCGATGGCCTGCCGGCGCTGGGCCATCACGGCGCCCTGGCCCACCGGCTGCGCACGGCGCTGGTGGCCGAGCCGCCGTTGCTGGCCCGCGATGGCGGCTTCATCGCCCGCCATTTCGATGTGGCGCTGGACGAGGTGAAATCGCTGGCGACCGAAGGCCGGCGCCATATCGCGGCATTGGAAGGCGCCCATCGTCGCGACACCGGCATTTCCTCGCTGAAGGTGCGCCACAACAATGTGCTGGGCTTCTTCATCGAGGTGACGCCGGCCCATGGCGACAAGCTGGTGCAGGACACCCGCTTCATCCATCGCCAGACCCTGGCCAATGCGGTGCGCTTCACCACCGTGGAATTGGGCGAGCTGGAAACCCGGCTGACCCGTGCCGCCGATCAGGCCCTGGCCGCCGAGCTTGAGGCGTTCGAGGCGCTGATCGCCGAGGTGATGGCGGCGGCCGACGGCATCGCCGCCTGCGCCGGGTCGCTGGCGGTGCTGGACGTATCGGCGGCGCTGGCCGAGTTGGCGCGCGGCCGCAATTATGTCCGCCCGCTGATCGACGACAGCCTGAATTTCGCGATCGAGGGCGGGCGCCACCCGGTGGTCGAGGCCTTCGTCGAGGCCAATGGCGGCACGCGCTTCGTCGCCAATGACTGTGATCTGGGCGGGAATGGCGAACCGGGCGGTGATGGCGATGCCCCCGGTGCGGCCGATGCCGTCATGGCGCCGGATGCGGCGCCGGCCGCGGGGGGCGGGCCCGGCCTGTGGCTGCTGACCGGCCCGAACATGGCCGGCAAGAGCACCTTTCTGCGCCAGAACGCGCTGATCGCGGTGATGGCGCAGGCCGGCAGCTTCGTGCCGGCGGCCCGTGCCCGGATCGGCGTGGTCGACCGGCTGTTCAGCCGGGTGGGCGCGGCCGACGATCTGGCGCGCGGCCGTTCCACCTTCATGGTCGAGATGGTCGAGACCGCGACCATCCTGAACCATGCCGGCCCCCGCGCGCTGGTGATCCTGGACGAAATCGGCCGTGGCACGTCCACCTGGGATGGCTTGTCGATCGCCTGGGCGGTGGTTGAGCATCTGCATGACGTGAACCGCTGCCGGGGGCTGTTCGCCACCCATTATCATGAATTGACCGCGCTGGCGGCGCGGCTCGACCGGCTGTCGTGCCACACCATGCGGATCAAGGAATGGCAGGGCGATGTGGTGTTCCTGCACGAAGTGGCAGCCGGCGCCGCCGACCGGTCCTATGGCATTCATGTCGCCCGGCTGGCGGGTCTGCCGAAGCGGGTGATCCGGCGGGCGGAGGCGGTTCTGGGTCAGATCGAGCGTGGCGAGACCGGCTCGCCGGCGGCGAAGCTGACAGACGACCTGCCGCTGTTCGCGAGCCTGCGCCTGCCCGACGCGCCGGCGGCGGCCGCGCAACCAGACCCGGAGCCGGACCCGGAAGCCGTGGCGGCGCTGGCCCTGAAGGCCCGGCTCGCCGCCATCGACCCCGACGACCTCACGCCCCGCGCCGCACTCGACCTGCTGTATGATCTGCTGCGCGACGCGGGGGGCTGA
- the coaA gene encoding type I pantothenate kinase: MRAADGHAVPVEWPGYMTFDRPGWAALRANTPMTLAEDDLAALRGLQDPIGIADVEEVFLPLSRLLNLHVAAARQLGQVKDAFLGRPVKRPPYVIAVVGSVAVGKSTFARVLRALLARWPDHPRVDLVTTDGFLYPTRVLKERGLMTRKGFPESYDTAAMIRFLAAVKAGEPMVEAPVYSHLSYDIVPDAGQSVRQPDILILEGLNLLQVNPTSSVVVSDFCDISMYLDADEADVAAWYVQRFLLLQKTAFQNPSSYFHHYRDLSHDAAVETARGIWQTINRVNLHDNILPTRKRADLVLRKAGDHTISEVRLRMT, translated from the coding sequence ATGCGAGCCGCCGACGGCCACGCGGTGCCGGTGGAATGGCCGGGATACATGACCTTCGACCGGCCGGGCTGGGCGGCCTTGCGCGCCAACACCCCGATGACCCTGGCTGAAGACGATCTGGCGGCGCTGCGCGGCCTGCAGGATCCGATCGGCATCGCCGATGTCGAAGAGGTGTTCCTGCCGCTGTCGCGGCTGCTGAACCTGCATGTGGCTGCGGCGCGCCAGCTGGGCCAGGTGAAGGATGCCTTCCTTGGCCGGCCGGTCAAGCGGCCACCTTATGTGATCGCGGTGGTGGGCAGTGTCGCTGTGGGCAAGAGCACCTTCGCGCGCGTGCTGCGGGCGCTGCTGGCGCGCTGGCCCGATCATCCCCGGGTCGATCTGGTCACCACCGACGGCTTCCTGTATCCCACCCGGGTGCTGAAGGAGCGCGGGCTGATGACCCGCAAGGGCTTCCCCGAAAGCTATGACACGGCGGCGATGATCCGCTTCCTGGCGGCGGTGAAGGCCGGCGAACCAATGGTCGAGGCGCCGGTCTATTCACATCTGAGCTATGACATCGTGCCGGATGCCGGCCAGAGCGTCCGCCAGCCCGACATCCTGATCCTGGAAGGGCTGAACCTGTTGCAGGTGAACCCGACCAGCAGTGTGGTGGTTTCGGATTTCTGCGACATCTCGATGTATCTTGATGCCGACGAGGCCGATGTCGCCGCCTGGTATGTGCAACGTTTCCTGCTGTTGCAGAAAACCGCCTTCCAGAATCCATCCTCCTATTTCCACCATTACCGTGACCTCAGCCACGATGCGGCCGTGGAAACCGCGCGCGGCATCTGGCAGACGATCAACCGGGTGAACCTGCACGACAACATCCTGCCGACCCGCAAGCGCGCCGATCTGGTGCTGCGCAAGGCGGGTGATCACACGATCAGCGAGGTGCGGCTGCGGATGACCTGA
- a CDS encoding NADP-dependent malic enzyme, whose amino-acid sequence MDGEKYYVTEQEALEFHQGDRPGKLSITPTKALMTQRDLSLAYSPGVAWPCLHINKDPNKAYDYTSKGNMVAVISNGTAVLGLGNLGALASKPVMEGKAVLFKKFADIDAVDIEVSTEDVDEFVNCVRFLGPTWGGINLEDIRAPECFIIEQRLRELLDVPVFHDDQHGTAIISAAGLINALEITGKSIRDVRMVVNGAGSAGIACLELVKAMGLPHENAILCDSQGVIYQGREKGMNQWKSAHAVETDARTLADALKGADVVFGLSVKGAFTPEMLASMAPQPIIFAMANPDPEITPEEVAKVRSDAIVATGRSDYPNQVNNVLGFPYIFRGALDVRATEINEQMKIAAAYAIAGLAREDVPDEVARAYGNRRMQYGRDYIIPAPFDPRLMTTVPLAVAKAATETGVARKPLVDRGRYVRALRARLDPTADSLERIIERVHENPKRVVFAEGEEEQTIRAATQWAKSGLGKPVLIGREEHIKASMLRLGLGDGSDFEIDIHNARLSDKNKAYTDFLYARLQRRGYLYRDVQRLVNQDRNVFGACMVACGDGDALITGLTRNYWVALENVQLVIDPEPDQRLIGLSVMVSRGRTIMIADTTVNELPEAEALADIAIQAAASARRFGLEPRVAMLSYSNFGNPHREKADRIRAACRILESRGVDFEFDGEMSADVALDQELMQRYYPFCKLTGPANVLIMPGLHSANISAMLLQNLGGAVQIGPLLRGMSKPVQIVQMGATVAEMVNIAAVAAHDALIDGQEKAHR is encoded by the coding sequence ATGGATGGCGAGAAGTACTATGTGACCGAGCAGGAGGCCCTGGAATTCCACCAGGGAGATCGGCCGGGCAAGCTGTCGATCACGCCCACCAAGGCGCTGATGACCCAGCGTGACCTGTCGCTCGCCTACAGCCCCGGCGTTGCCTGGCCATGCCTGCACATCAACAAAGATCCGAACAAGGCCTACGACTATACGTCGAAGGGCAATATGGTCGCCGTCATCTCGAACGGCACCGCGGTTCTGGGTCTGGGCAATCTGGGGGCGCTGGCCTCGAAGCCCGTCATGGAGGGCAAGGCGGTCCTGTTCAAGAAGTTCGCCGATATCGATGCGGTGGACATCGAGGTCTCGACCGAGGACGTCGACGAGTTCGTCAACTGCGTCCGCTTTCTGGGCCCCACCTGGGGCGGCATCAATCTTGAAGACATCCGCGCCCCGGAATGCTTCATCATCGAACAGCGGCTGCGCGAGCTGCTGGACGTGCCGGTGTTCCACGACGACCAGCACGGCACCGCGATCATCTCGGCCGCCGGCCTGATCAACGCGCTGGAGATCACCGGCAAGTCGATCCGCGACGTGCGCATGGTGGTCAACGGCGCCGGCTCTGCCGGCATCGCCTGCCTGGAACTGGTCAAGGCCATGGGCCTGCCGCATGAGAACGCCATCCTCTGTGACAGCCAGGGCGTGATCTATCAGGGCCGCGAGAAGGGCATGAACCAGTGGAAGTCGGCGCATGCGGTGGAAACCGATGCCCGCACCCTGGCCGATGCCCTGAAGGGCGCCGATGTGGTGTTCGGCCTGTCGGTGAAGGGCGCGTTCACGCCCGAGATGCTGGCCTCGATGGCGCCGCAGCCGATCATCTTCGCCATGGCCAATCCCGATCCGGAAATCACGCCCGAAGAGGTGGCCAAGGTGCGCAGCGACGCCATCGTCGCCACCGGCCGGTCGGATTATCCCAATCAGGTCAATAACGTCCTGGGCTTCCCCTATATCTTCCGCGGCGCGCTGGATGTGCGGGCCACGGAAATCAACGAGCAGATGAAGATCGCCGCCGCCTATGCGATCGCCGGCCTGGCGCGGGAAGACGTGCCCGACGAGGTGGCGCGCGCCTATGGCAACCGCCGCATGCAGTATGGCCGCGACTACATCATTCCGGCGCCGTTCGATCCGCGCCTGATGACCACCGTGCCGCTGGCCGTGGCCAAGGCCGCCACCGAGACCGGTGTCGCCCGCAAGCCGCTGGTCGATCGCGGCCGTTATGTCCGCGCGCTGCGCGCCCGGCTCGACCCCACCGCCGACAGCCTGGAGCGGATCATCGAGCGGGTGCACGAGAACCCCAAGCGCGTGGTCTTCGCCGAGGGCGAGGAGGAGCAGACCATCCGCGCCGCCACCCAATGGGCCAAATCCGGTCTGGGCAAGCCGGTGCTGATCGGGCGCGAGGAGCACATCAAGGCCAGCATGCTGCGGCTGGGCCTGGGTGACGGCTCCGATTTCGAGATCGACATCCACAACGCCCGGCTGTCGGACAAGAACAAGGCCTATACCGACTTCCTCTATGCCCGCCTGCAACGGCGCGGCTATCTGTATCGCGACGTCCAGCGGCTGGTGAACCAGGACCGCAACGTCTTCGGCGCCTGCATGGTCGCCTGCGGCGACGGCGACGCGCTGATCACCGGCCTGACCCGCAATTACTGGGTGGCGCTGGAAAACGTGCAGCTTGTCATCGATCCCGAGCCGGATCAACGCCTGATCGGCCTGTCGGTGATGGTCAGCCGTGGCCGCACGATCATGATCGCCGACACCACGGTCAACGAGCTGCCGGAAGCCGAGGCGCTGGCCGATATCGCCATCCAGGCCGCCGCGTCGGCCCGGCGGTTCGGGCTGGAGCCGCGGGTCGCCATGCTATCCTACAGCAATTTCGGCAACCCGCATCGCGAGAAGGCCGACCGGATCCGGGCCGCCTGCCGCATCCTTGAAAGCCGTGGCGTCGATTTCGAATTCGACGGCGAAATGTCGGCGGATGTGGCGCTGGATCAGGAGCTGATGCAGCGCTACTACCCGTTCTGCAAGCTGACCGGCCCGGCCAATGTGCTGATCATGCCCGGTCTGCACAGCGCCAATATCTCGGCGATGCTGTTGCAGAACCTGGGTGGCGCGGTCCAGATCGGCCCCCTGCTGCGCGGCATGTCGAAGCCGGTGCAGATCGTGCAGATGGGCGCCACCGTGGCCGAAATGGTCAACATCGCCGCCGTCGCCGCCCATGACGCCCTGATTGACGGACAGGAGAAGGCGCACCGCTGA